A stretch of Halanaerobiaceae bacterium ANBcell28 DNA encodes these proteins:
- a CDS encoding rhamnogalacturonan lyase has product MTTILKRQMENLDRGLIAIKVQEGVYLKWRLLGTEFDGVSFNIYRDGTKINEEAIDSSTNYIDKEGSTDSKYHIITVINGIENEKSKTVDVWDKNYLAVNLDKPEGGVTPDGVTYTYHANDASIGDLDGDGEYEIILKWDPSNSKDNAHAGYTGEVFVDAYKLDGTRLWRISLGKNIRAGAHYTQFLVYDFDGDGKAEVVFKTADGTVDGQGNVIGDLDADYRNENGYILDGPEFLTVFDGETGKALVTTDYDPPRGNVADWGDDYGNRVDRFLACVAYLDGQRPSIVMCRGYYTRTVLVAYNWRDGELSKLWTFDSDHPGNQDYAGQGNHNLSVADIDGDGKDEIIYGACVIDDNGEGFYTTGLGHGDAMHVGKFDPDREGLQVYDVHEEHPHPAGMEYRDARTGELIWGVPADYDVGRGLTAKIDPNYSGAEVWAAGKALYSAKGEVISEKSPTSINFAIWWDGDLLRELLDHKWLGRDKGVGIGKIDKWDYENKELVNLLTAEGTYSNNYTKGNPCLQADIFGDWREEVIWRAEDSNELRIYTSTYYTEHKIPTLMHDPLYRLGIAWQNVAYNQPPHTSFYIGPDMDDLVEPNIYLIKND; this is encoded by the coding sequence ATGACTACTATCTTAAAACGTCAAATGGAAAATCTAGATAGAGGACTTATAGCCATTAAAGTTCAAGAAGGTGTTTATCTAAAATGGCGTTTACTGGGAACTGAATTTGATGGTGTTTCATTTAATATTTATCGTGATGGAACTAAGATCAATGAGGAAGCAATAGATTCTTCTACTAATTATATAGATAAAGAAGGAAGTACGGATTCGAAGTATCATATTATTACTGTAATTAATGGAATTGAAAATGAAAAATCAAAGACAGTAGATGTATGGGATAAAAATTACTTAGCTGTAAATCTAGATAAACCTGAGGGAGGGGTTACCCCTGATGGTGTTACTTATACTTATCATGCCAATGATGCTAGTATCGGTGACTTAGATGGTGATGGAGAATACGAAATTATTTTAAAATGGGATCCATCTAATTCAAAAGACAATGCACATGCTGGATATACAGGAGAGGTGTTTGTTGACGCTTATAAATTAGATGGAACTCGTTTATGGAGAATAAGTTTAGGGAAGAATATAAGAGCAGGTGCTCATTATACCCAGTTTTTGGTTTATGATTTTGATGGAGATGGTAAGGCTGAAGTTGTTTTTAAAACAGCAGATGGCACAGTAGATGGTCAAGGAAATGTAATAGGTGATCTAGATGCGGACTATCGAAATGAAAATGGCTATATATTAGATGGACCAGAATTCTTGACTGTTTTTGATGGTGAGACTGGTAAAGCCTTAGTAACTACAGACTATGATCCTCCAAGGGGAAATGTTGCTGACTGGGGTGATGACTATGGAAATCGTGTTGATCGCTTTTTAGCATGTGTAGCTTATCTTGATGGGCAAAGACCTAGTATTGTAATGTGTCGTGGTTATTACACCAGAACTGTTCTTGTTGCTTACAATTGGCGGGATGGTGAATTGAGTAAGCTTTGGACTTTTGATAGTGATCATCCTGGAAACCAAGATTATGCTGGACAGGGCAATCATAATTTAAGTGTTGCAGATATTGATGGGGATGGTAAAGATGAAATTATCTATGGTGCTTGTGTAATAGATGATAATGGGGAAGGTTTTTATACTACTGGTTTAGGTCATGGAGATGCTATGCATGTAGGTAAATTTGATCCAGATAGAGAAGGTCTTCAAGTATATGATGTTCATGAAGAACATCCACATCCAGCAGGTATGGAGTATCGTGATGCTAGAACTGGCGAGTTGATTTGGGGTGTGCCTGCCGATTATGATGTGGGTAGAGGCTTAACAGCTAAAATAGATCCTAATTATAGTGGAGCTGAAGTTTGGGCTGCAGGTAAAGCGCTTTATTCAGCTAAAGGTGAAGTAATTAGTGAAAAGTCACCTACTTCTATTAATTTTGCAATCTGGTGGGATGGAGATTTATTACGAGAATTATTAGACCATAAATGGTTAGGTAGAGATAAAGGTGTTGGTATAGGTAAAATTGATAAATGGGATTATGAGAATAAGGAGTTGGTCAATTTATTAACAGCGGAAGGAACTTATTCTAACAATTATACTAAAGGCAATCCTTGTTTACAGGCAGATATTTTTGGTGATTGGAGAGAAGAGGTTATCTGGAGAGCAGAAGATAGTAATGAACTTCGTATTTATACAAGTACTTACTATACGGAACATAAAATACCTACTCTAATGCATGATCCACTATATAGATTGGGAATTGCCTGGCAGAATGTTGCTTATAATCAACCCCCACATACCAGCTTTTATATTGGCCCAGATATGGATGATTTAGTAGAGCCTAATATATATTTAATAAAAAATGATTAA
- a CDS encoding metallophosphoesterase family protein, translating into MTNEKILLHISDTPDCIYPFIFKLIDRLEPNYIIHTGDLVDNVKIGVGAPLRFYERGLKKLIEGFEKRKKIKKYIIAGNHDSLELLSKINKSADIISEGSILRIEDINFGLAHHMERLSNQAPVNLYGHNNKILENIEFEDNDRIFLNGLLNINIILLPSLEIHQISYPLQTDSARKYKNLKLP; encoded by the coding sequence ATGACAAATGAAAAAATATTATTACATATCAGTGACACTCCTGATTGTATATATCCTTTTATTTTTAAGCTTATTGATAGATTAGAACCTAATTATATTATCCATACAGGGGATCTTGTTGATAATGTTAAAATAGGAGTAGGAGCACCTTTACGTTTTTATGAGAGAGGATTAAAAAAATTAATAGAGGGTTTTGAAAAAAGAAAAAAAATAAAGAAATATATAATAGCAGGTAATCATGATTCTTTAGAGCTTTTATCAAAAATCAATAAATCAGCAGATATCATAAGTGAGGGTAGCATTCTAAGGATCGAAGATATTAATTTTGGTCTTGCTCATCATATGGAAAGATTATCTAATCAGGCTCCTGTGAACCTATATGGTCATAATAATAAAATTCTTGAAAATATAGAGTTTGAAGATAATGATAGAATATTTTTAAATGGTTTATTGAATATAAATATAATATTATTACCTTCTTTAGAAATTCATCAGATTTCTTATCCATTGCAGACTGATAGTGCAAGGAAGTATAAAAACTTAAAATTACCTTGA
- a CDS encoding UvrD-helicase domain-containing protein, which produces MNYLTQHLNNKQREAAEALNGPVLVLAGAGSGKTRTLTYRTANLIKNGVNPEEILTVTFTNKAAKDMKRKITNLLGKEKIKDMWIGTFHSICLQILRDNLDKIDRVDGCLIYDTADSVDIIEDIILEYNLDNMQYDPRIVFSVIQKAKMDLLKPDELLKNYAKKDKASRIYYQQIQAVYREYERVVANNNSFDFNDLIKMTIELFLDNPDILENYQKMFRYIQVDEYQDVNHAQYKISNLLAKPENNIFVVGDDWQGIYAFRGADISNILEFEKDYPGANIIKLERNYRSSKNIISISNALIKNNTQNKDKAVWTEEDNGAPVFMAETAGPIVEARYVAKRINDLVNYYNYSYDDIAVLCRSHFQSTYLQREMPRAHIPYELIGGVSFFDRQEIKYLVNYLRLLVNPNDGLALKRIFKIEAEGVGEILLSEMNKYAIENDMPIIDVFDNPTVVHGIGDKKGRNVREFKRVVINGLRNLSKRKLSIYEKVKELFEIVDFQDKIIDSSDKPAERTKYINMFFDDIKHYQKYNPDKNLYDYLLINKLLSGQDQMDEKNNNSVKVMTAHASKGLEFPVVFILAVEEDVFPHQKSLEDQLSGKNPYAVEEERRLLYVAMTRAEKVLFMSYSNTAINNNGQMKQQMPSRFLYELPHERLDMVRVKEKSWKNNNLEISKASNLFSKEN; this is translated from the coding sequence ATGAATTACTTAACACAGCATTTAAATAATAAACAAAGGGAAGCGGCAGAGGCCTTAAATGGACCAGTGCTTGTGCTAGCAGGTGCTGGGAGTGGTAAAACAAGGACTTTAACTTATAGGACTGCTAATTTGATTAAAAATGGTGTTAATCCTGAAGAAATATTAACAGTTACCTTTACAAATAAAGCTGCTAAGGATATGAAACGGAAAATCACAAATTTGCTAGGAAAAGAAAAAATTAAAGATATGTGGATAGGGACCTTTCACAGTATATGTTTACAGATTTTACGTGATAATTTAGATAAAATTGATCGAGTAGATGGCTGTCTTATATATGATACTGCTGATTCAGTAGATATAATAGAGGATATAATATTAGAATATAATTTGGATAATATGCAATATGATCCACGTATTGTCTTTAGTGTAATACAAAAAGCGAAAATGGATTTGCTAAAACCCGATGAATTGCTAAAGAATTATGCTAAGAAAGACAAAGCTTCAAGAATTTATTATCAACAAATTCAAGCTGTATATCGTGAGTATGAAAGAGTAGTAGCTAATAATAACTCATTTGATTTTAACGACTTAATAAAAATGACTATTGAATTATTTTTAGACAATCCTGATATATTAGAAAACTATCAAAAAATGTTTCGTTATATTCAGGTTGATGAATATCAGGATGTTAATCATGCTCAGTATAAGATTAGTAATCTCTTAGCAAAACCAGAGAATAATATTTTTGTAGTAGGAGATGATTGGCAGGGAATATATGCTTTTAGAGGAGCGGATATTAGTAATATTCTAGAATTTGAAAAAGATTATCCTGGTGCAAATATTATTAAACTGGAAAGAAATTATAGAAGTAGTAAAAATATAATTAGTATTTCAAATGCACTTATAAAAAATAATACACAAAACAAGGATAAAGCAGTCTGGACAGAAGAAGATAATGGTGCACCAGTTTTTATGGCTGAGACAGCTGGTCCAATTGTTGAAGCTCGTTATGTTGCCAAAAGGATTAATGACCTTGTTAATTATTATAATTATAGCTATGATGATATTGCTGTACTTTGTCGCAGTCACTTTCAATCAACTTACTTACAAAGAGAAATGCCCAGGGCTCATATTCCCTATGAATTAATTGGTGGTGTAAGCTTTTTTGATAGGCAAGAGATAAAATATCTAGTTAATTACTTAAGGCTTCTAGTAAATCCAAATGATGGATTAGCTTTAAAAAGAATTTTTAAAATAGAGGCTGAGGGTGTTGGAGAGATCTTACTAAGTGAAATGAACAAATATGCTATTGAAAATGATATGCCTATTATAGACGTCTTTGATAATCCTACGGTTGTTCATGGTATAGGAGATAAAAAAGGGAGAAATGTTAGGGAATTCAAAAGAGTAGTTATTAATGGTTTGAGAAATTTGAGTAAAAGAAAGCTATCGATTTATGAAAAGGTTAAAGAACTATTTGAAATAGTAGATTTTCAAGATAAAATTATTGATTCTTCAGATAAGCCAGCTGAAAGAACAAAATATATCAATATGTTCTTTGATGATATTAAGCATTATCAAAAGTATAATCCTGACAAAAATCTTTATGATTATTTATTAATTAATAAATTACTAAGTGGACAGGATCAAATGGATGAGAAGAATAATAATTCTGTCAAAGTGATGACAGCTCATGCTTCAAAGGGTTTAGAGTTTCCTGTGGTATTCATTTTAGCAGTAGAAGAAGATGTATTTCCACATCAAAAGAGTCTTGAAGATCAATTGAGCGGTAAAAACCCTTATGCTGTTGAAGAAGAAAGAAGATTACTTTATGTTGCTATGACAAGGGCTGAAAAGGTTTTGTTTATGAGTTATTCAAATACAGCAATTAATAATAATGGGCAGATGAAACAACAAATGCCATCAAGATTTTTATATGAATTACCTCATGAAAGATTAGATATGGTAAGAGTAAAAGAAAAATCATGGAAGAATAATAACTTAGAAATATCTAAAGCCAGTAATCTTTTTAGTAAAGAAAACTAA
- a CDS encoding O-acetylhomoserine aminocarboxypropyltransferase/cysteine synthase family protein, whose product MVEKKLGFDTLSIHAGQEPDPATGARAVPIYQTTSYVFDDTDHAARLFGLEEAGNIYTRIMNPTTDVLEKRLAALEGGIAALAVSSGQAAETLALLNIAGQGDEIVSGSSIYGGTYTLFKYTFSNLGIDVKFADSTDPDSFKDKITEKTKALYVETIGNPELVVPDFSALAEIAHENGIPLIVDNTFATPYLCNPIEHGADIVIHSTTKYIGGHGNSIGGVIVDAGKFDWDNGKFPGLTEPDPGYHGIKHNEQFGPAAYIGKARVGLLRDMGSCISPFNSFLLLQGLETLSLRMERHSQNALEIAKYLEKDPRVTWVNYPGLENHKTYENTKKYLSKGASGIMTFGVKGGMEAGKKFIESLDIISHLANIGDARSLAIHPASTTHQQLSKEEQKQSGITDDMIRLSVGIESLSDLINELDLALDAASN is encoded by the coding sequence ATGGTTGAAAAGAAATTGGGTTTTGATACTTTATCTATTCATGCAGGACAGGAACCAGATCCGGCTACAGGTGCTAGGGCTGTTCCTATTTACCAGACTACTTCTTATGTTTTTGATGATACAGATCATGCTGCTCGTTTGTTTGGCTTAGAAGAAGCAGGTAATATTTATACCCGAATTATGAATCCAACTACAGATGTATTGGAGAAAAGGCTGGCTGCTTTAGAAGGGGGTATTGCTGCTTTAGCTGTATCTTCCGGACAGGCTGCTGAGACTCTAGCTTTATTAAACATCGCTGGTCAGGGTGATGAAATTGTCAGTGGTTCATCTATATACGGTGGGACATATACCTTATTTAAATATACTTTTAGTAATTTGGGTATAGATGTTAAATTTGCTGATTCTACAGATCCTGATAGTTTTAAGGATAAAATTACTGAAAAAACAAAGGCGTTATATGTAGAGACGATTGGTAATCCAGAATTAGTTGTACCTGATTTTTCTGCACTAGCTGAAATTGCACATGAAAATGGTATCCCACTTATTGTAGATAATACTTTCGCTACTCCATACTTGTGTAATCCAATTGAACACGGTGCTGATATTGTAATCCATTCTACAACAAAGTATATTGGAGGACATGGCAATTCAATTGGAGGAGTAATTGTTGATGCAGGAAAATTTGATTGGGATAATGGTAAGTTTCCTGGATTAACTGAGCCTGATCCTGGTTATCATGGTATCAAACATAATGAGCAATTTGGACCTGCAGCTTATATAGGTAAAGCTAGAGTAGGTTTATTAAGAGATATGGGTAGCTGTATTAGTCCTTTTAATTCTTTTTTATTGCTACAAGGTTTAGAGACCTTAAGCTTAAGAATGGAAAGGCATAGTCAAAATGCCCTGGAAATTGCTAAATATTTGGAGAAAGACCCAAGAGTTACTTGGGTAAATTATCCTGGTTTAGAAAATCATAAAACATATGAAAATACAAAGAAATATCTTTCCAAAGGTGCATCTGGTATTATGACTTTTGGTGTAAAAGGTGGAATGGAAGCTGGCAAGAAGTTTATTGAAAGTCTTGATATTATTTCTCATCTAGCTAATATAGGTGATGCTCGTTCTTTAGCTATTCATCCAGCTAGCACTACACACCAACAGTTGAGTAAAGAGGAGCAAAAGCAGTCTGGTATAACAGATGATATGATTAGATTATCAGTGGGAATTGAAAGTTTAAGTGATTTGATAAATGAACTTGATTTAGCACTTGATGCAGCAAGTAATTAA
- the metA gene encoding homoserine O-succinyltransferase, with product MPIKIPDKLPATEVLKKENIFVMNEDRAIHQDIRSLKIAILNLMPTKIETETQILRLLGNTPLQIDVVLLHPETYRSKNTSAEHLANFYQTFSDIKDEKFDGLIITGAPVERLRFDEVDYWDELKDIMEWSKHNAYSTLHICWGAQAALFYHFGINKFEKGSKISGIYKHTVEKKNSELVRGFDDVFYAPHSRHTEVKREDIDKHQDLEIISTSREAGVYIVASKDGRQIFVTGHPEYDRLTLKGEYLRDVNKGMDIDVPCNYFPGNDPEKKPIFNWRSHASLLYSNWLNYYVYQLTPYDIKEIN from the coding sequence ATGCCAATAAAGATTCCAGATAAATTACCAGCAACTGAGGTATTAAAAAAAGAAAATATTTTCGTAATGAATGAAGATCGTGCAATTCATCAGGATATTCGTTCTTTGAAAATTGCCATTTTAAATTTGATGCCTACTAAGATTGAAACAGAAACTCAAATACTTCGCTTGCTTGGAAATACTCCTTTACAAATTGATGTTGTTTTATTACATCCAGAGACATATCGATCGAAAAATACATCAGCTGAGCATTTGGCTAATTTTTATCAAACTTTTTCTGATATTAAAGATGAAAAGTTTGACGGTTTAATTATTACAGGTGCTCCAGTAGAGAGACTTCGCTTTGATGAAGTAGATTATTGGGATGAATTAAAGGATATAATGGAGTGGAGTAAACATAATGCTTACTCTACCCTTCATATTTGTTGGGGTGCTCAAGCTGCTTTGTTTTATCATTTTGGAATAAATAAATTTGAAAAAGGTTCTAAGATTTCTGGCATATATAAACATACTGTTGAGAAGAAGAATTCAGAACTAGTTCGGGGCTTCGATGATGTATTTTATGCGCCACATTCTAGGCATACTGAAGTTAAAAGAGAAGATATAGACAAACATCAAGATTTGGAAATAATATCGACTTCCAGGGAAGCTGGTGTCTATATTGTAGCTAGCAAAGATGGAAGGCAGATCTTTGTAACAGGCCATCCTGAATATGATCGCTTAACCCTCAAAGGGGAGTATTTACGAGATGTAAACAAAGGCATGGATATAGATGTTCCTTGTAATTATTTCCCAGGAAATGATCCTGAGAAAAAACCAATTTTTAATTGGCGTAGTCATGCTAGTTTATTGTATAGTAATTGGCTAAATTATTATGTTTATCAGTTGACACCATATGATATTAAAGAAATTAATTAA